Part of the Triticum aestivum cultivar Chinese Spring chromosome 4D, IWGSC CS RefSeq v2.1, whole genome shotgun sequence genome is shown below.
CGCCTGCGCCCGGCACCGCACGCCGGCCGCgagcccgcgcgcgccgccgccgccaaccgcgaGGCGGGCGCGGcagggggaggccgcggcggggacggggcgcggggcgaggcgggggagcgagaggagcgaggaggagatCATGTCAGAAGAGAGGGGGCCAGCCAATCCAGCCAGATGTGGGGGCGCCGAGCCTGGCTTTTGGATTgcctgtgtgcggtgcccctgtaatCTGCCTCGACTGCCTGCGTGCAGCTGTCGCGGTTGGCGTGGCCGGCTTGCGAGGCAACACCGGCGAGGTCTCGCCGCCGCGCGGAGCTGCTcaggccgcggcggccggagacgGGGAGGGGAGGCGGCGCCGCGCGGTCCGGGGGGAGATGAGGAGGCGGCGCGTCCTGGGAGAATGAGGAATCCCGGCGCGGCCGCGATGCCGATGGGGAGGGGCGCGGCGCAGCTTGGCAGGAGGAGTCGCGCGGCAGCGAGCTCGACGGTGAGGAAGGAGACTCTGTTCCGTTCCTCACCCGAGCGCACCCGACCGGCTGAACCGCAGCATAAGAGAAAAAATGATTCAGGGGTAttttgacaggtgggcccaaagACGCAAAACGAGAGAAAAACAAAGAGGAAACAAGATATTTTTGCTAATAATAACGGGCAATAAAAGGTGCATTATTTTGGCGAAGAAATAAATATGCTCATGGGGTAAAGCAAAGAAAACAAgtgttcttttttttcattttttgtgttTTGTGTGCTTCCAACATATATCTTTTAAATTTTGCTAAAAGGCAAtgcatttttttttaaaaagtcaaCTGCTCTCTCAGAAGATATTTCACTTCCCCGCAAAAAAGGAGAAGACTTCTTACTTTCACCATTTGTTGTGtgttggggtgtgtgtgtgtgtcacaaGCGACATGGAGACTACTCGCAAAAGAGAAAACAACTAGATCTGTGTAAGTGAATATCCGTCAAGGCTTGGTTAGCTACTTCTCGGTAGGTCATCCTCTTGTCGGTGAATAGACGACTGTTCCTCTCCTTCCAAATGTTCCAGAGCAAGTATGTCATGATCTCACTACGCTCCGCTCAGAGGCACTCGCGAGGAACCCAACGCACCACGGGTTTATGGAAGAATCAGCATTAGATGGGCTTGGCATGGTCATCTCCTTGGCAGCATTGACAATCCTCCATACCTCCTGGGAGAAGGGGCAATCTCGACATAGGTGAGCGAAAGTCTCAACGAATGCAAGAAAGATGACAGATCAGATTGTGTTGCCATCTACGGATTGACAAATTCTCCGCCGTGAGGATTCTATTGTGTTGTACCAGCTAGGCGAAGAGCTGCATTTGGGGGTGACCTGGCCCTTCCGAACCTTAGTAGAGCGAAAAGGCGTCAATCTTCCGGGCTCCTGGCCCAATGGCCAAAGCGCAGTGGTGTCTCTTCACTGACGTTGGTTCGAGCCTTGACTCGGACGTTGTGTCTTACATTCTCCTTTTGATTAAAAAACATAGGGGCTGCTCCCCTACTGGTCTTGTTTCCCATTTGCAAGATCTGAGCTTCAAATTCGACACTATATTGGTTGGTTAACTTTTACTTATCTACGATCCATCGAACCGCTATCTCCTCTCTAAACCATAGAAAGGAGATTTTTCGGGTGCACCATGCAGTCGCCCTTCCTCCGCCGGTAGGCCGTTGTCCCACTACTCTTCCACCATGAAGTTTTGGGGGTGGGGATACTAGATGGAGCTCTTttttccttggggggggggggggttgttattATGCGGTGGTGGTTTCGTGAGCCTCCCTACGCAAATGGTGACTATTGTGGTACATCAATAGCTTGGTGTGCCGTACTCATGTCAACTTATTTTGGGTGAACTAGTGATCTAATTTGAGGGTTACTCATGTTAGACTTCTTTAAAAAAATCCGGGAGTTAAATTTTAGGGGATGGGTTAGATCCATGTTTTTTTAACTCTTCAAATTGGAGGAGTTAAGGTTTAAGAAGACAtttaagaagttcaaatttaagagTTCTATTATAGATACCATGtatcctaagagcatctacagccgaacATAGCAAATATGACCCCTTAAACTCCCGCGGACGCACCCGATTAGTGATCGGGCGTGTCCGTTTTGAGCCCATATTTATCCGTTCGCGCAACCACACTCCTTATTTTTCTTCTCATATGCCCGGTCACTTTGCATGTGATTGGTGGAGATGAAGAGAGAAATAGAAGaatgaataaagaaagagaaaaggtggtCCAGGGTGGGGCCACGTCCTATCTGGCGGAATGCCCGGACGCGTCCGCGAGCCCTCATATGCTCCCCATATTTGAGATGGATATGAGGGTTCGCGGGCAGCCCAGCCGTATAGGGATGATATGAGGGGTTTGGTTGGGTCACGTTTTTCCTTCTCTGTCCTGTCCGGTCACTGACCGGGCGTGTCCGCGGGCGTATGAGGGATGGTTTGAGGCATCCGGCAAATGCCTTTTGTATGAACTAGTGATCTAAAAGAAAAAAACAATTAGAGAGCTAAGTTTAGCGGGAGTCTTTGGCTTTTTAACTTCTCAAATTCGAGgtggtaagagcatctacagccggacttagcAAATTCgatccctcaaacgcccgcggacgtgcTCGGACGCGTTCGCGGACAGTGACCGATCACCCCTCAAAAAAGCAGTTCACATCCAGATACCTCAAATTAGAAAcgtcaaatccatattattacatgcaacacaaCGATCTCTGGTAGGAGCTTCGTCCGGTTCCGCTCCCGCCCGCCCGGCTCCGCCCTGGCCATGTCCGGCGGCTGGCCGCGCCCCTTAGAGTATTGGTCCGGTCGGCGGCAAGGTAGGttagggcatgggacacgagccggctcacgggGCTCAAGGCACCGCCGTCTCCCAAGCCCTACTCTCCCGGAACCCGaacggtgccggtggacgtcagatCGACGACGAATCCCTCCGGGGACGAGCCGCCGATGTCCACCACGATGCGGTTGCGGCACCTAGACTGATGCGCCATACGGGGCGCCAGAGAATGCGACTCTgcctcgccgacgtccaccgccgcctcccgcgcccggtGCCTTGCACGGCGGGCACGCTGTGCCATGGCCTCGTGGGACGATGGTGCGTCCCCAATATCGGCGCGCCAGCAGAGGGGTTGCGCGTCCGCCAGCACGTTCGGACGCCAGAAGTACCGCACGGCCTCCGGCGAGGCAGCTACGATTGGCCTAGCGCCGGATCCATGTGccatttgggcggacgcaatggattcccgacTGATGGAGTCCGAGCGTAGCCATCCACGGGTCTCCTCCCGGGCGCGGCGGAGGGCTGGGCGGCCATCTCCTTCTCGGGGGCTGAgtgggatgagctcggggtcgacggatctggaggtgaaggactcggatccgctgcccgccatgtcGGAGACGACCGGAAGGAGCCGAAGACGATCttgggtggcggaggggagtggagGGGAGGAGAGTGAACTGGTTAGGGTTGGTCCGGCGAGCGGATAAGGAGGATTTTATGTTGGGTCGAGGGGGCCAGCATGGGCCAGGTCCGACATGGCGGGCGCtccatatccgcctcatatttgggcAGCATATGGAGGGTGCCGGTCAGGCCGGGCGTTTGAGGGCCGTTTGTGGGTCtcgtctgggtcaaaaaatcgtgATAAGAGCGGACAGTGACCAGGCGGTCCGCCCGACcatatgaggcgggtttgaggcgtccgtctgtagatgctctaaggtttGAGAAGACCAAAATTTAAGAGGGTCGATTAGAGATGCCTTGAGCGCTTGCATATAAATCCAGCCCACACACGAATTATCTAGCGCTAAATCCATTCACGGCCTGGTGTCGTGTGGGCACAGCCACACGCATGGCAGGGCTAAAATCCAAACCCGTCCGTCTCTCATCAGCCGGAGGAGAGGGAGGCAGCCCCGTCCGTCCCTCCACGGCTCATCTCCTCTCAGTCCACACAAAATCGGATGGTGAAGCAGCAGTAGCAGCCGGAGAAGCAGTTCCCCTCCCCTCCCCAGCAGCTAAGCACCAGCCGGCCGGACCCGCCCCTTCTCCAccctcctcccctctccccgcTCCGTCATTACCAAGGTAATTGCACTGCCCAGCATGCATCTTCGTCTTAATCCACTCTATCGGTGCTTCGTCTTGCGTCCCGTGGCAGCCTGTGCCGCCATGCCTGTTGCCTAATTTCCTACTGATGCAGTATCGCAATGCACTCCTGAGCTGACAGTTTTAGATTTTAGCAAGTGCCTGTGCATCTCCCGGCCTGCTCACTCGCCTCTGTTTTGAGTTCCTAGCTTTCTTTTCGAGAAATTACACCCTGCTTTGCCGACAGAGATTCTCGCTGCTAGTACGAGATTATTTATTTATAAACTGATGTCTGCTTCGGCCTCTGCTTTTCTGAATTTTGTTGCCACGCGTAGTACAGTAGTACTGGAAGATTGCAAGCTCTGGTTTTCTGAATATTCGAGCTGCTTCAGATCGAGTTCAGAAGTTTTTCTGAATTCCGTGCCATTATTAATTTGGAAGTTGAGAGCGCAGGAAGGAAGATGGGCTCGTTGGAGGCGACGCGGGCGGAGCTGGGGCTGGCGGTGCTGTACCTGAACAAGGCGGAGGCTCGGGACAAGATCTGCAGGGCCATCCAGTACGGCTCCAAGTTCATCAGCAACGGCCAGCCCGGCACCGCGCAGAACGTCGACAAGTCCACCACCTTGGCTCGCAAGGTCTTCCGCCTCCTCAAGGTCAGCTCGCTCACGCACATACAGTACCATTATAATCTGCTCCATGTAGGCTGCAGCTGTGTTAATTTCGTTTTGGCCTTGCATCGATGGATCTGCAGTGGGTGAACGATCTGCACGCCCTCATCAGCCCGGCCGCCAAAGGGACCCCTCTCACGCTGGTCTTGCTTGGGAAGGTACTCTATACTTTATACCGCGTTAATTTCTTACCGTTTGAGTGAGGCTGTAAGAATGATGTGCTGACTGTTAATTGTTTCTGAAACTGCTGCAGTCCAAGAATGCGCTGCTGTCGACTTTCCTGTTCCTGGACCAGTTCGTGTGGCTAGGAAGATCGGGGATTTACCAGGTTTTGTTTGCCGAGATTTAAGCGTCTCACCCTCTTCCAATGGTCCACTCCATTCCATCGTGCATAGTACGTATTGATTAGCAATATGTGAACCTGGTTTTTCTTCTTCTGTTGTTGCTGGTGTAGAACAAGGAGCGCACGGACCGCATCGCCAGGATGTCCCTCTACTgctggatggcctcctccgtctgTGCAAGTCTAGTCGAGGTACATATATATGCACAATTTCATCTCATGGAGACTCCTTGTAACATGCTACATGAGTATATGACTGATCGTTTGAGTGGGATTGCAGCTTGGTGAGCTCAAGAGACTATCAAAGGCGATGAGGAAGCGCGCCAAGGAGCTTAGGGGCGCCGACAAATACGAGGTACAGTATCATTTTAGATCTGCCGCCCACGGACGATGTATGTGAAATTTTAACATAATTTGGTGGTCTTGTAGGACGAGCAGTACCTGGGGAAGATGAAGCAGTCGGACGACCGGCTGCTGGCGCTGGTGAAGGCGGGCATGGACGTGGTGGTGGCCGTGGGGCTGCTGCAGCTGGCGCCCAAGAAGATCACCCCCAGGGTCACCGGGGCCTTCGGCTTCGTCACCTCCCTCATCTCCTGCTACCAGGTATGCCAAACTTCACTGACCAATAAACCTCGCCTTCGCTCTCTTCTGTTCTTCTGACGGCTCTGAATTTTATGCTCTGTTTCTCTTCAGCAACTCCCGTCCCGCGCTCCCCTGGCCAAACTCAAGGCGTGAGGAACGGACGCTACACCATGCATGCTAGTCCAGATGCTGCCTCCGCTTAACTCAAGCCGATGCTGTGCTCCAGCATGGAATCCGAGATGTTTTATTCCTGTGTACGTAGCAGTATAGAATGATGATGTCGATTGTCTGTACGTACGGTTTTTATACATATACATGTACACGGTATATGCTATGAATAGTAGTAATGGACATGGTATGTCTGGTCGATCATGTGTTGGTGCATGCTGCTTATATATGCCAACAGTGTTGCCACTTGCGAACCAAAGGTAATAAGGACAGAGAGAGAGAGTACGCAGAGGTAATTCATTCGTGGCTCCCATATCATCAcggcccccgcgtcgctcccgcaGGGGCAACTCGGGCGGCGTAACCCTAGCCCGCTGCCGGCCCTCTCCcccacctctcctctccctcgttgcCATCGGAGGTGGCCGCCGGCTCGCCGCTCGGCCGTcggtgaaggtggcggcgaggatctGGCCGCCCCATTCTTCCTCGGGGGGCTTTGGATCCGTGGTGGCGGTCTCGGCTGGTGAATCGACGGCGGGTCTGCGGTGACCGGTGCTCGTTGGTGCTGGCCGTTCTTCCTCGGTcgcgggggcggcgaggcggcggcaggtGGCGGCTGTGGTGCGGGCGTCTCGgcggcgcccgatccagatctgaaggcCTCCGTTTACTTCAACCAGGGCTGCCTCTGATGGTCCTACTTTGGGTGGCCTTTATCGTCGGAGTTGTACCTATTTGGCGGCTGGAGGTGGGAGGTGGCTCCGGAGAAATCCGAGGCCAACAGTGCTGGCCATGACGGCGGCGACGCCCGAGGGCGCCGTACCCTTCTTGTAGGCGCCGTCCAGGTtgcctccttcccctcttccttccaCCCAGCTCGTATGCCGGGCGAAAGCCCGAATCCTTGCCGGATCGAGCGACAGCGGCGCTCCGGGCGTCGTCACCCTCTTGCGGGTGTCGTTCGTGGTGAGCTTGGGGTGGATGTGATGCTTTGGTTGCTTGGTGGCGGTTGGTGGCGTGGTCGGAGTTCGTCTGGTGGCGGTGCGTTGGCGCTCTGCCGCCTATGTGCTCAGCCTCGGAGTCCTTCTTCCACGGTGCTTGGTCTTCAGCAGCCCTGCCGGACTCggcggagcggtgcttcatcctactcattgatggcggcgtatctcggcggcgtggcgcagtggagattcGGCGTCCGATGTGTGGCGATGGACTCACGCAGGAGGACGATGTTGTCTGGTGTCGTGGTGACGTTGATggctgagtggccagacaaggtagaagcctcaatatttgctctgaagacggacctgtgaaagatggcggcgacgacacacatgtgcgtcggaccggtttgtaccccagacccggtatgtggctcggctggggcttccggcttttgatgttaggcttaggtgagtggtctgggtagtagcccagctagcaccccttcatcattttgatgttaggcttagatgagtggtctgggtagtggcccagctagcacagcttcatcatttggataggagtagcggcaaatgttgccaagatggcggattcacgcatattgttgtaatactttgtaaggttccagatgcagaggccgggggtcatcctccttttaaaaaaaaagagagagagtacGTACGTAGTATTAAACAGAAGAACCTTTCTGTGCGCGCCGCGCACCGGGGATATATGGTTCGTGATGCACTTTGGATGTACCCTTCAGCACGGCACGCCGCCAAAGGGAACTTTTGGGGTAGGAGCACTATATATGCTTGACGTACAGTCGCCGGCGGCCGGCCGGGCTAAAGGCGACGCACGGCCAACCGCTGATGCACTTGGCCGCCAAACTGAGTGAGTGAGTGGCTAATCATGGCGATCCCCTGAGTCGGACGGGCGCACGCGTGCAGCCGGGATTTTCTTTGGTTCCCCATTGCGCGTGCTCCACTATCGCACTAATCTAGTCGTAACGCTCTCATCATTCGTGTCATCCGCATATTATCACAGCATCACGAACACGCACGCGCGGGATCATATCGAAGCGTGGTCGCGATCACGGCAACAAACGCAATCATCCAGCTCTGTTTCGAAAAGGGAAGGTCGGGAACCAAATGAGAGCGCGGGAAAGTAGTAGCAGTCTAGCAGACTACTACCAGCACCAGCACTCAAGTTTGTTTGTGTTAGGGCATTTCTAACAGATCTGTAACCGGTTAGAGGACTAAAAAATCGGTTTTACTCCTCTAACCGGCACCTAGCCGATCGCCAATTGGCGTTAGTGGAGTAAAAATTATACTCGGCCGCAGCAAATCTCCCTATATTTACTTCATCGCTCGGCGGCTGAGTAAAAGCCGCGTCTCTCCTCCGCTGCCTCTCCCGCTCTACTCCCACGCCACATCGGCACCACCGCCGGATTTGGCGCTTTCGGCCGCCGGCGATTGTGCCCTGCCATGGATTGGCCGGGAACCTGACCGCATAGCCCCGACAACGCCTCCATGCTGCATGCAGGTATCGGCTCCGCCTCTAGCCACTCGAATCTCTCCCGTGGATGGTTGGCCGGCAAAGACAAGCCCGGGCTCGGCGCTGGCCCAACGGCTCGCCAGCTCACTGTTGCCGTCATAAACTGTGACGACTGCCCACGGCAGTGGCTCGACGAGTTTCTACCACGCCGGAACATCCTGGATGGATGTTCTTCTAGTGTAAAAAAGATGGGGTATATATGTGCTTCTTTTGCTTCGGTTATTTACCGGACTCGGCGCAATTTTGGTAGCTCATTTTTTGCTCAAATTTGTGTGTAGGATAGATGCAAGTTTTGATATtggaaagaagattacatcgatctATTGATAGCATGAAAATTGATAGATGCTCGTACACTCGTTGCTAGAATAGAGCATATAGATGAGATTAGATGTGAAGCAACGTCTACTTATTTAGAatcgaagaagaaagaagtgtgcaagctcgagAAACTACGGATCAACAATTAAGACATAGAGACGATATTaatccaactagtgggagcagttatggaagttgaatATCTTTTAAAATGTCTAATTCTGGTTATTATTTTCTTTGATCTTGCTCTCATAACAAAGAATTGGTTAATTATGTACTCCAATGTATCAAAATGTCATTGAATGAAATAAAGAAGCAAAGAAATGTGTTTCGGTGCTGAAAATCAAATGCAAATGAATTTATTTTACTCCGTTATATATAGGGGATCGCCTATGTCCGGCCAAAACTTAGTGGAGTAAATTTACTCCACTGCATACTCCACTATTTATTGGGGATCGGTTAGAACTTAGCAGCACGGTCTAACCAACTATCTAGCCCTCAAATTCGTGGTTACCCTTCTCATTTCATGGTGGAATGTGGTTCACAGGCTTCCTCCCTCACCTCTATTCGGATACGATTACAACCCGGCCTTTTGGCCGTTTCTTCCATGCCAAGTTGGTCGATACGGCTAGCAGTTGTTGCATCAGTGCCACTCCTATTGGACCAAGACTTGAGGAATGGTAGGATGGCCGCAATGACGAACACATCTGCTCAAAATACTAACATGAACTTGTAAAAGAGAGCCAGTGGCATGGAGATGTGGCTATACCGCATGGAATGGTTTGACACATTGTTTCAGTCGAGAAACATGGAAAACCGAATGGATACGATTGGATACTTGTAAATCCAGATGATAAGCAAGGTCAGCAATTTTCTTTGTAATAACATAAGGACCAAAGAACATGATGAGAGCTCGTGATTAGAACGGTGCACCGTTGATGACTGTACATAAGGCTGCAACTTTAAAAAGACTGAATCACCCACAACAAAAGAATGTTCATTTCTTTTTTTGTCAGCTTGAGATTTTATGCGTCGTTGAGATCTCACAAGATGCTGACGCACTTAATCCATAACAAGTGCTCTCGGTTGCAACAAGTCGTCAATATTAGTAGGTACAATAGTATCAGAAGTTGTGACACCATAATAGCGAGGAACATAACTACACTTCAAATGGAGATTTCCCAATAGCTAAATGCCAATTTGTATTATACCAAAACTCACAAAGTGATAACCACTTAGACCAGTGGTGGGGACGGGTACTAATGAAACAAAGCAGATAACATTCAACTTGCCGGTTAATCGTTCTGTTTGGGCATCTGTTTCAGAATGATTAGTTGTACTCATCTTAAGTTCAGTGTCTAACCACTGTTTGCTACAATGTGCTAGTGAAAAGAGGGTCTCTGTCTGAAACTATGTTCCTGCCTGCCTAGGCATACAATGGAGTTTATACACATTGTCAGTGAAGATTTCAACAACTTTCTGGGCATTGGAGGGATATTGTAAGGGAATAAAAAGGCAATATTTAGTGAAGTTGTCAATGACCACAAGAATGCAGTTATTTCTACCAGATACAGGCAGGTCACTAATAAAATTCATACTAATGATTTCTCAAGAACCTTGAGGAACATGCATAGGTCAAAGCAAACATGGGTAATTGACTATTTCAGGTTTGGACTTCTGACATATCAGACAACGGCTGGTCATGTGCCTAAGAAACTTTCTCATGCCAACCCAAAAAAGAGCATGAATTCTTTTGTATGTAACGGGAAAGCCAACGTGACCACCAAAGGGACTGTCatgaaaaaactttgaaaattgaCAAGGGCAAAGCAGGAGAATTACCAATCCATGGGCTTGCCTTATACtaaaggaaatgtgccctagaggcaataataaaattgttattttatatttccttatatcatgataaatgtttattattcatgctagaattgtattaaccggaaacttgatacatgtgtggatacatagacaaaacaccgtgtccctagtaagcctatactagattagcttgttaatcaaagatggttaagtttcctaaccatagacatgtgttgtcatttaatgaacggggtcacatcattaggagaatgatgtgatggacaagacccatccattagcgtagcatattgatcgttcaattttattgctactgctttcttcatatcaaatacatattccttcgactatgagattatgcaactcccggataccggaggaataccttgtgtgctatcaaatgtcacaacataactgggtgattataaaggtgatctacaggtatctccgaaggtatttgttgggttggcatagatcgagattaggatttgtcactccgaatatcagagaggtatctctgggccctctcggtaatacacatcataagaagccttccaagcaatgtgactaatgagtcagttacgggatgatgtattatggaacgagtaaagagacttgccgataatgatattgaactaggtatgaagataccaacgatcgaatcttgggcaagtaacataccgatgacaaagggaataacgtatgttgtcattacggtacgaccgataaagatcttcgtagaatatgtgggaaccaacatgagcatccaggttccgctgttggttattgaccggagagatgtctcggtcatgtctacatacttctcgaacccgtagggtccgcatgcttaacgttcgatgacgattttgtattatatgagttatgtgatttggtgaccgaatgttgtttggagtcccggatgagatcacggacacgacgaggagtctcgaaatggtcgagaggtaaagattgatatataggacgatagtattcggacaccggaagttttCCGGAGGTACCGGGTACGTACGGGTAACCGAaaaggggttctgggcacccccggcaaagatatgggcctaatgggccaagaggggaaacggagcagccagcatgggctgctgcgccccccatataggccgaacctggaggggaaggaaagaggggaagagagaaaagaaggggagggattcggGTTCCTCCCCCTCCGGAAATTATGGTAAGGGGTGGGGCGAATAGgactagggccccaagtaggattcctcctacttgggcgcccccttggctgctccctctccctcccacctatatatatgaggggggaggcgcctagaacacacaacaacatctgttagccgtgtgcagcgcctccctccacagattatacctccggtcatatcttcgtagtgcttaggcgaagccctgcgcggatcacttcaccgtcaccgtcaccTCGCCGTCGTggtaacgaaactctccctcgacactttgctggatcaagagttcgagggacgtcatcgatctgaacgtgtgtagaactcggaggtgccatacgttcggtgcttgatcggtcggaacgagaagaagttcgactacatcaaccgcgttgtcaaatgcttccgctttcggtctacgagggtacgtggacacactctcccctctcgttcctatgcatctcctagatatattccaaaacgtgctcccgtgaagtttcaggacttttggagttgtgcagaataggtctctaatatttgctccttttccatcccagaattccagctgccggcattctccctcttcatgtaaaccttgtaaaataagagagaataagcataagtattgtgacataatgtgtaataacagcctctaatgcaataaatatcgatataaaagcatgatgaaaaatggacgtatcaactccccaagcttagacctcgcttgtcctcaagcggaagcggatatcgaaaaatatgtccacatgtttagagatagaggtgtcgataaaataaaatacagacatgagggcatcatgaccattcttataacaacaatatatatatatatatatattgtcatatgatttcttatgctcaagtaacaatctattcacaatgtcaagtatgaatcagaaacttcattgagaaccaacaaactataatctcagtcattgaagcaattgcaatttatcataacatcggaaagagtcaatataagagcttttcagcaagtccacatactcaactatcatttagtctttcacaattgctaacactcatgcaatacttatggttatggagttttaatcggacacaaagaaagataggggcttatagtgttgcctcccaaccttttacctcaagggtaatgtcaacaataatagtttatgataacttacatccaattaggtatatatatcaggatctttccaacacaatgtgcttgccaaaggataaaatgtaaaaaggaaaggtgaagatcaccatgactcttgtataatgtataaggcaagaataaaagataggcccttcgcagagggaagcagaggttgtcatgtgcttttaaggttggatgcacaaaatcttaatacaaaagaacgtcactttatattgccacttgtgatatggacctttattatgcagtccgtcgcttttattgcttccatatcacaagattgtataaagcttattttctccacactaataaatcatacatatttagagagcaagttttattgcatgcaacaatgacaacttacttgaaggatcttactcaatccataggtagatatggtggactctcatggcaaaactgggttta
Proteins encoded:
- the LOC123099052 gene encoding peroxisomal membrane protein 11-1, with product MGSLEATRAELGLAVLYLNKAEARDKICRAIQYGSKFISNGQPGTAQNVDKSTTLARKVFRLLKWVNDLHALISPAAKGTPLTLVLLGKSKNALLSTFLFLDQFVWLGRSGIYQNKERTDRIARMSLYCWMASSVCASLVELGELKRLSKAMRKRAKELRGADKYEDEQYLGKMKQSDDRLLALVKAGMDVVVAVGLLQLAPKKITPRVTGAFGFVTSLISCYQQLPSRAPLAKLKA